The following coding sequences are from one Pseudomonas oryzae window:
- the purD gene encoding phosphoribosylamine--glycine ligase, giving the protein MNVLIIGSGGREHALAWKVAQDPRVEKVFVAPGNAGTATEAKCENVAIGVLELERLADFAAANVQLTIVGPEAPLVAGVVDLFRSRGLDIFGPTAGAAQLEGSKAFTKDFLARHAIPTAAYRNFTEVEPALAYLREQGAPIVVKADGLAAGKGVIVAMTLEEAEEAVRDMLSGNAFGDAGARVVVEEFLDGEEASFIVMVDGEHVLPMATSQDHKRVGDGDSGPNTGGMGAYSPAPVVTPAVHQRVMDEIIYPTVRGMAAEGNVYTGFLYAGLMIDKSGAPKVIEFNCRFGDPETQPIMVRLESSLVLLVEAALAKALDKVEATWDPRPTVGVVLAAGGYPSDYAKGDVIEGLAEAAKIDGKVFHAGTALNAQGQVVTAGGRVLCATAIGSSVSNAQQQAYRLAEQIRWNGMFYRKDIGYRAIARERGED; this is encoded by the coding sequence ATGAACGTACTGATCATCGGCAGCGGCGGCCGCGAGCACGCCCTGGCCTGGAAAGTGGCGCAGGATCCGCGCGTCGAGAAGGTGTTCGTCGCCCCCGGCAACGCCGGCACCGCCACCGAGGCCAAGTGCGAGAACGTCGCCATCGGCGTGCTGGAGCTCGAGCGCCTGGCCGACTTCGCCGCCGCCAACGTGCAGCTGACCATCGTCGGCCCCGAGGCGCCGCTGGTCGCCGGCGTGGTCGACCTGTTCCGCTCGCGCGGCCTGGACATCTTCGGCCCGACCGCCGGCGCCGCCCAGCTGGAAGGCTCCAAGGCCTTCACCAAGGACTTCCTCGCCCGCCACGCCATCCCCACCGCCGCCTACCGGAACTTCACCGAGGTCGAGCCGGCGCTGGCCTATCTGCGCGAGCAGGGTGCGCCGATCGTGGTCAAGGCCGACGGCCTGGCCGCCGGCAAGGGCGTGATCGTCGCCATGACCCTCGAGGAAGCCGAGGAAGCGGTGCGCGACATGCTCTCCGGCAACGCCTTCGGCGATGCCGGCGCGCGCGTGGTGGTCGAGGAGTTCCTCGACGGCGAGGAAGCCTCGTTCATCGTCATGGTCGACGGCGAGCACGTGCTGCCGATGGCCACCAGCCAGGACCACAAGCGCGTCGGCGACGGCGACAGCGGCCCGAACACCGGCGGCATGGGCGCCTACTCGCCGGCCCCGGTGGTCACCCCGGCGGTGCACCAGCGGGTGATGGACGAGATCATCTACCCGACCGTGCGCGGCATGGCGGCCGAGGGCAACGTCTACACCGGCTTCCTGTACGCCGGCCTGATGATCGACAAGAGCGGCGCGCCCAAGGTCATCGAGTTCAACTGCCGTTTCGGCGACCCGGAAACCCAGCCGATCATGGTCCGCTTGGAGTCCTCGCTGGTCCTGCTGGTCGAGGCCGCCCTGGCCAAGGCGCTGGACAAGGTCGAGGCGACCTGGGATCCGCGTCCCACCGTGGGCGTGGTGCTGGCCGCCGGCGGCTACCCGAGCGACTACGCCAAGGGCGACGTGATCGAGGGTCTGGCCGAGGCGGCGAAGATCGACGGCAAGGTGTTCCACGCCGGCACCGCGCTGAACGCCCAGGGCCAGGTGGTCACCGCCGGCGGCCGCGTGCTGTGCGCCACCGCCATCGGTTCGAGCGTGTCGAACGCCCAGCAGCAGGCCTATCGCCTGGCCGAGCAGATCCGCTGGAACGGCATGTTCTACCGCAAGGACATCGGCTACCGCGCCATCGCCCGCGAGCGCGGCGAGGACTGA
- a CDS encoding AEC family transporter: MIAFQAIVPIFLLVGLGYLLCWRGWLAGEAVAGLSTMTFKLFMPTLLFTGIARADLGEGLAPSLLLAYFLPVLLVFALVNWWSHRQRGGASPYGLAAAYSNNVLIGIPLVTTLLGADKLVYVFAVLVFHSLVLFSLHSLYVALGTGSRLDARSLVKNLFNPVINGLLLGALVNALDLPLPGMLWKVADWLAQAALPCALMVLGMGLCRYRFHPAPAVFALTAVKLLAFPALVWWCAGLLGLGEVARSVLLLMAAGPTGVNVLAFASTAEDNRTLGSEVFLSTALAVFSLPLWMLLAA; encoded by the coding sequence ATGATCGCGTTTCAGGCCATAGTGCCGATCTTCCTGCTGGTCGGCCTCGGCTACCTGCTGTGCTGGCGCGGCTGGCTGGCCGGCGAGGCGGTGGCCGGGCTGTCGACCATGACCTTCAAGCTGTTCATGCCGACCCTGCTGTTCACCGGCATCGCCCGCGCCGATCTCGGCGAGGGCCTGGCGCCCAGCCTGCTGCTGGCCTACTTCCTGCCGGTACTGCTGGTGTTCGCGCTGGTCAACTGGTGGAGCCACCGCCAGCGCGGCGGCGCCAGCCCCTACGGCCTGGCCGCCGCCTACTCGAACAACGTGCTGATCGGCATCCCGCTGGTGACCACCCTGCTTGGCGCCGACAAGCTGGTCTACGTGTTCGCCGTGCTGGTGTTCCACAGCCTGGTGCTGTTCAGCCTGCACTCGCTGTACGTGGCGCTGGGCACCGGCAGCCGCCTGGATGCGCGCAGCCTGGTGAAGAACCTGTTCAATCCGGTGATCAACGGCCTGCTGCTCGGCGCGCTGGTCAACGCCCTCGACCTGCCGCTGCCCGGCATGTTGTGGAAGGTTGCCGACTGGCTGGCGCAGGCCGCGCTGCCCTGCGCGCTGATGGTGCTGGGCATGGGCCTGTGCCGCTACCGCTTCCATCCGGCGCCGGCGGTGTTCGCCCTCACCGCGGTCAAGCTGCTGGCGTTCCCGGCGCTGGTCTGGTGGTGCGCCGGCCTGCTCGGCCTCGGCGAGGTGGCGCGCAGCGTGCTGCTGCTGATGGCGGCCGGGCCGACCGGGGTCAACGTGCTGGCCTTCGCCAGCACCGCCGAGGACAACCGCACCCTCGGCTCCGAGGTATTCCTCTCCACCGCGCTGGCGGTGTTCAGCCTGCCGCTGTGGATGCTGCTGGCCGCCTGA
- the azu gene encoding azurin: protein MSRPTLVAGLLALLSPLSWAADCSVDIEASDRIAFNVHRIEVSRSCREFTVNLHHTGTLEKTLMGHNWVLARAADQQGVNSAGLVGGLAHSFTRPGDARVIAATPVIGGGESASVTFPVSRLRADEQYLFFCTFPGHAALMKGTLRLVD from the coding sequence TTGAGCCGCCCAACCCTAGTCGCCGGCCTGCTGGCCCTGCTCAGTCCGTTGTCGTGGGCGGCGGACTGCAGCGTCGATATCGAGGCCAGCGACCGGATCGCCTTCAATGTGCACCGCATCGAAGTCAGCCGCAGCTGCCGGGAGTTCACCGTCAACCTGCACCACACCGGCACGCTGGAAAAGACCCTGATGGGCCACAACTGGGTGCTGGCGCGCGCCGCCGACCAGCAGGGGGTCAACAGCGCCGGCCTGGTCGGCGGTCTGGCGCACAGCTTCACCCGCCCGGGCGACGCGCGGGTGATCGCCGCCACTCCGGTGATCGGCGGCGGCGAGTCGGCCTCGGTGACCTTCCCGGTCAGCCGCCTGCGGGCCGACGAGCAGTACCTGTTCTTCTGCACCTTCCCCGGCCATGCCGCGCTGATGAAGGGCACCCTGCGCCTGGTCGACTGA
- a CDS encoding response regulator transcription factor produces MVVAQEQVVYVVDDDQGMLDSTVWLLESVGLRALPFTNGRDFLAACDPTRPACVLLDVRMPGMGGLNVQEELRARGLELPVIFVSGHADVPIVVRAFKSGACDFLEKPCNEQQLLDSVQQALRRHAERLAREGGAAALRARLDSLTPRERDVLLPLVQGYTSREIAEQLDISVKTVDLYRARVMKRMQAERLTDLVGMACVAGLLDPLAPRGEAS; encoded by the coding sequence ATGGTGGTGGCGCAGGAACAGGTGGTGTACGTGGTCGACGACGACCAGGGCATGCTCGATTCGACCGTGTGGCTGCTCGAGTCGGTGGGGCTCAGGGCGCTGCCGTTCACCAACGGCCGCGACTTCCTCGCCGCCTGCGACCCGACGCGGCCGGCCTGCGTGCTGCTCGACGTGCGCATGCCGGGCATGGGCGGGCTGAACGTGCAGGAGGAGCTGCGCGCGCGCGGTCTCGAGCTGCCGGTGATCTTCGTCAGCGGCCACGCCGACGTGCCGATCGTGGTGCGCGCCTTCAAGTCGGGGGCCTGCGACTTCCTTGAGAAACCGTGCAACGAGCAGCAGCTGCTCGACAGCGTGCAGCAGGCGCTGCGCCGCCACGCCGAGCGGCTGGCCCGCGAGGGCGGCGCGGCGGCGCTGCGCGCGCGGCTGGACAGCCTCACCCCGCGCGAGCGCGACGTGCTGCTGCCGCTGGTGCAGGGCTACACCAGCCGCGAGATCGCCGAGCAGCTCGACATCAGCGTGAAGACCGTCGACCTGTACCGCGCGCGGGTGATGAAGCGCATGCAGGCCGAGCGTCTCACCGACCTGGTCGGCATGGCCTGCGTGGCGGGGCTGCTCGATCCGCTCGCCCCGCGCGGCGAGGCGTCCTAG
- a CDS encoding PAS domain-containing sensor histidine kinase: MPHSDRQAAAPSRELRELLRLAGAGVSRDELADALLRLAQARAEVAQAYYLAWQPAAGTYAELGSARRLPPGAGDLAQASDAALFAALAAHGQLQVESLRALPCWLAGRLRRAAIRNGVALALELAPGEPGLLLLVFAEGVAAGLAGWLGELLRALLGQAREQAPPAPLLQADDAPSLLLDADESLLDLNRAAHRLQQDCALAVPLALLPVNHRQLAQACRTQQRAVGPVSAEVGGRSLLWQFIPADGGRVLARGRDASEQLRGEREAAQARRLYRVITENTTDLISRHTPDGRFLDASPASWTLLGYWPEQLRGLRVRELLHPDDLEQMRQAREQLERLGYHTMSYRLRHRDGYYLWFETAARAIRETYTGTVVEIVSVSRDITARVRGEEARRRLAEVIEATTDLVLFTDRAGNLTYLNQAARRTLGLGEEAPPPLGALLAPAELARLLDEGLACAERNGVWRSDMRLHAPDGATSLPVSLVLLAHRGADGGRYFSLVARDMTERELREAQLRRHQDELAHTARLVTMGELASGIAHEINQPLAAVVNYASASQRYLQSLGSNPQAAERVAQGLERITAHANHAAEVIRRLRAFLRKGQRRMQALDGAAVAREAVRLCAWEAAQAQVAIDEDLPDNLPPVYADRVLLEQVLLNLLRNAIEANREAHPGAPSRIRLAAGLEGGGQRLCIGVEDQGPGVGEAQLEQIFTPFYTSKAEGLGLGLSMSRSIVEGFGGELGASRQAEGLRLTCSLPLAGRGETDAGQPERQE; encoded by the coding sequence ATGCCGCATTCGGACCGCCAGGCCGCGGCCCCGTCACGCGAACTGCGCGAGCTGCTGCGCCTCGCCGGCGCGGGGGTGAGCCGCGACGAGTTGGCCGATGCCCTGCTGCGCCTGGCGCAGGCGCGGGCGGAGGTGGCGCAGGCCTACTACCTGGCCTGGCAACCGGCGGCCGGTACCTACGCCGAGCTGGGCAGCGCGCGGCGCCTGCCGCCGGGTGCCGGCGACCTGGCACAGGCCAGCGACGCCGCGCTGTTCGCCGCGCTGGCGGCGCACGGCCAGCTGCAGGTCGAAAGCCTGCGCGCGCTGCCCTGCTGGCTGGCCGGGCGGCTGCGCCGTGCGGCGATCCGGAACGGCGTGGCGCTGGCGCTGGAGCTGGCGCCCGGCGAGCCCGGCCTGCTGCTGCTGGTGTTCGCCGAGGGCGTCGCCGCGGGGCTGGCCGGCTGGCTGGGCGAGCTGCTGCGGGCGCTGCTCGGTCAGGCGCGCGAGCAGGCGCCGCCGGCGCCGCTGCTGCAGGCCGACGACGCGCCGAGCCTGCTGCTCGATGCCGACGAGAGCCTGCTCGACCTCAACCGCGCCGCCCACCGCCTGCAGCAGGACTGTGCGCTGGCGGTGCCGCTGGCGCTGCTGCCGGTCAACCACCGCCAGCTGGCGCAGGCCTGCCGCACCCAGCAGCGCGCGGTGGGGCCGGTGAGCGCCGAGGTCGGCGGGCGCAGCCTGCTCTGGCAGTTCATTCCCGCCGATGGCGGCCGCGTGCTGGCGCGCGGCCGCGATGCCAGCGAGCAGTTGCGCGGCGAGCGCGAGGCGGCGCAGGCGCGCCGGCTGTACCGGGTGATCACCGAGAACACCACCGACCTGATCTCCCGGCACACCCCGGACGGCCGCTTCCTCGACGCCTCGCCGGCGTCCTGGACCCTGCTCGGCTACTGGCCCGAGCAGCTGCGCGGCCTGCGCGTGCGCGAGCTGCTGCATCCCGACGACCTCGAGCAGATGCGCCAGGCGCGCGAACAGCTCGAGCGTCTCGGCTATCACACTATGAGCTACCGCCTGCGCCACCGCGACGGCTACTACCTGTGGTTCGAGACCGCCGCGCGGGCGATCCGCGAGACCTACACCGGCACGGTGGTGGAGATCGTCAGCGTGTCGCGCGACATCACCGCGCGGGTGCGCGGCGAGGAGGCGCGCCGGCGCCTGGCCGAGGTGATCGAGGCGACCACCGACCTGGTGCTGTTCACCGACCGCGCCGGCAATCTCACCTATCTCAACCAGGCGGCGCGGCGCACCCTAGGCCTGGGCGAGGAAGCGCCGCCGCCGCTCGGCGCGCTGCTCGCCCCCGCCGAGCTGGCGCGCCTGCTCGACGAGGGCCTGGCCTGTGCCGAGCGCAACGGCGTGTGGCGCAGCGACATGCGTCTGCATGCCCCGGACGGCGCGACCTCGCTGCCGGTGTCGCTGGTCCTCCTGGCCCATCGCGGCGCCGACGGCGGTCGCTACTTCTCGCTGGTGGCGCGCGACATGACCGAGCGCGAGCTGCGCGAGGCGCAGCTGCGCCGCCACCAGGACGAGCTGGCGCACACCGCGCGGCTGGTGACCATGGGCGAGCTGGCCTCGGGGATCGCCCACGAGATCAACCAGCCGCTGGCCGCGGTGGTCAACTACGCCAGCGCCAGCCAGCGCTACCTGCAGTCACTGGGAAGCAATCCTCAGGCCGCCGAGCGGGTCGCCCAGGGGCTGGAGCGGATCACCGCGCACGCCAACCACGCCGCCGAGGTGATCCGCCGCCTGCGCGCCTTCCTGCGCAAGGGCCAGCGGCGCATGCAGGCGCTCGATGGTGCGGCGGTGGCGCGCGAGGCGGTGCGCCTGTGCGCCTGGGAGGCGGCGCAGGCGCAGGTGGCGATCGACGAGGATCTGCCGGACAATCTGCCGCCGGTGTACGCCGACCGCGTGCTGCTCGAGCAGGTGCTGCTCAACCTGCTGCGCAACGCCATCGAGGCCAACCGCGAGGCGCATCCCGGCGCGCCCTCGCGCATCCGCCTGGCGGCGGGCCTGGAGGGCGGCGGCCAGCGCCTGTGCATCGGCGTCGAGGACCAGGGGCCGGGGGTCGGCGAGGCGCAGCTGGAGCAGATCTTCACGCCCTTCTACACCAGCAAGGCCGAGGGCCTGGGCCTGGGGCTGTCGATGAGCCGCTCGATCGTCGAGGGTTTCGGCGGCGAGCTGGGCGCCAGCCGCCAGGCCGAGGGGCTGCGGCTGACCTGCAGCCTGCCGTTGGCCGGACGCGGCGAGACCGACGCGGGACAACCAGAACGACAGGAGTGA
- a CDS encoding acyl-CoA synthetase — MSIYEQGLAPAPVNHLALTPLSFIERTASIYPERLAVIHGAIRRNWRETYRRCRRLASALAGRGIGQGDTVAVMLPNIPAMLEAHFGVPMIGAVLNTLNVRLDAEAIAFMLQHGEAKVLIADREFAEVVHAAVGMLGRPILVVDVDDPEYGEGAALSELDYEALLAEGDPEFAWRWPDDEWQAISLNYTSGTTGNPKGVVYHHRGAFLNAMGNQMTWAMGHHPVYLWTLPMFHCNGWCYPWTITALAGAHVFLRRVDPQKILTLIREHRVTHLCGAPIVLNALVNMPESAKAAIDHPVHAMVAGAAPPAKVIGAVEEMGIKVTHVYGLTEVYGPVTVCAWHEEWDALPLDERARIKARQGVRYPTLEGVMVGDPKTLEPVPRDGETLGEIFMRGNTVMKGYLKNPSATEEAFAGGWFHTGDLAVCHPDGYVEIKDRLKDIIISGGENISTIEVEGVLYRHPAVLEAAVVARPDEKWGETPCAFVTLKQGHAASQTEIITFCREHLAHFKVPKTVVFDALPKTSTGKIQKYVLRDWARAL, encoded by the coding sequence ATGTCGATCTACGAGCAGGGCCTCGCGCCCGCCCCCGTCAATCATCTCGCCCTCACTCCGCTCAGCTTCATCGAGCGCACCGCCAGCATCTACCCCGAACGCCTCGCCGTGATCCACGGCGCCATCCGCCGCAACTGGCGCGAGACCTACCGGCGCTGCCGGCGCCTGGCCTCGGCGCTGGCCGGTCGCGGCATCGGCCAGGGCGACACCGTGGCGGTGATGCTGCCCAACATCCCGGCGATGCTCGAGGCGCACTTCGGCGTGCCGATGATCGGCGCCGTGCTCAACACCCTCAACGTGCGCCTGGACGCCGAGGCGATCGCCTTCATGCTGCAGCACGGCGAGGCCAAGGTGCTGATCGCCGACCGCGAGTTCGCCGAGGTGGTGCACGCCGCGGTGGGCATGCTCGGCCGGCCGATCCTGGTGGTCGACGTCGACGACCCGGAGTACGGCGAGGGCGCGGCGCTCAGCGAGCTGGACTACGAGGCGCTGCTCGCCGAGGGCGACCCGGAATTCGCCTGGCGGTGGCCGGACGACGAGTGGCAGGCGATCAGCCTCAACTACACCTCCGGCACCACCGGCAACCCCAAGGGCGTGGTCTATCACCACCGCGGCGCCTTCCTCAACGCCATGGGCAACCAGATGACCTGGGCTATGGGCCACCACCCGGTGTACCTGTGGACGCTGCCGATGTTCCACTGCAACGGCTGGTGCTATCCGTGGACCATCACCGCGCTGGCCGGCGCCCACGTGTTCCTGCGCCGGGTCGACCCGCAGAAGATCCTCACCCTGATCCGCGAGCACCGCGTCACCCACCTGTGCGGCGCGCCCATCGTGCTCAACGCGCTGGTCAACATGCCCGAGTCGGCCAAGGCGGCCATCGACCACCCGGTGCACGCCATGGTCGCCGGCGCCGCGCCGCCTGCCAAGGTGATCGGCGCGGTGGAGGAAATGGGCATCAAGGTCACCCACGTCTACGGCCTCACCGAGGTCTACGGCCCGGTCACCGTGTGCGCCTGGCACGAGGAGTGGGACGCCCTGCCGCTCGACGAGCGCGCACGCATCAAGGCGCGCCAGGGCGTGCGCTACCCGACCCTGGAGGGGGTGATGGTCGGCGACCCGAAGACCCTCGAGCCGGTGCCGCGCGACGGCGAAACCCTCGGCGAGATCTTCATGCGCGGCAACACGGTGATGAAGGGCTACCTGAAGAACCCCAGCGCCACCGAGGAAGCCTTCGCCGGCGGCTGGTTCCACACCGGCGACCTCGCCGTGTGCCACCCGGACGGCTACGTGGAGATCAAGGACCGCCTCAAGGACATCATCATCTCCGGCGGCGAGAACATCTCGACCATCGAGGTCGAGGGCGTGCTGTACCGCCACCCGGCGGTGCTCGAGGCCGCGGTGGTGGCCCGCCCGGACGAGAAGTGGGGCGAGACGCCGTGCGCCTTCGTCACCCTCAAGCAGGGTCACGCGGCCAGCCAGACGGAGATCATCACCTTCTGCCGCGAGCACCTGGCGCACTTCAAGGTACCCAAGACCGTGGTGTTCGACGCCCTGCCGAAGACCTCCACCGGCAAGATCCAGAAGTACGTGCTGCGCGACTGGGCGCGGGCGCTCTAG
- a CDS encoding DUF485 domain-containing protein, whose amino-acid sequence MDLSVSRHAQSYDHIRNNPKFRQLAQSRSRLAWSLSAAVLGAYFLFMAIVAFAPELLHRPLAAGSPLSIGLPVGAAVILFSWLLTGWYVRCANTRFDALSAELVQESRQ is encoded by the coding sequence ATGGACCTCAGCGTTTCCCGTCACGCGCAGAGCTACGACCACATCCGCAACAATCCCAAGTTCCGCCAGCTGGCGCAGAGCCGTTCGCGCCTGGCCTGGTCGCTGAGCGCCGCGGTGCTCGGCGCCTACTTCCTGTTCATGGCCATCGTCGCCTTCGCCCCCGAGCTGCTGCACCGGCCGCTGGCCGCGGGCAGCCCGCTGAGCATCGGCCTGCCGGTCGGCGCGGCGGTGATCCTGTTCTCCTGGCTGCTCACCGGCTGGTACGTGCGCTGCGCCAACACCCGCTTCGACGCCCTGAGCGCCGAACTCGTGCAGGAGAGCCGCCAATGA
- a CDS encoding cation acetate symporter encodes MKRPHLASLGLAALALLPVAAFAGPTVAAAEKQPLNLHAIGMFFVFVLATLAITWWAARQTRSTSDFYTAGGGISGFQNGLAIAGDYMSAATLLGLSSLMFAKGYDGFVYTVAFFVGWPLITFLMAERLRNLGRFTFADIVSYRLDQTRIRTFAAFGSLTVVCCYLVVQMVGAGQLIKLLFGLDYPVAVMVVGALMLVYVIFGGMIATTWVQIIKAVLLLAGGTTLALLAMAEFGFSYSTLATRAVDTHAIGQAIMGPGSMLADPFNAASMSLGLVFGIAGLPHILMRFFTVPNAKEARKSVFYATGFIGFFFLVVATLGFAAIVIVGSDPQYFVGGDTRGALIGGGNMVAMHLAKAVGGNLFLGFLSAVAFATILAVVSGLALAGASAISHDLYATVLKKGQASEKDEMRMTRLATVGLGIVAILLGILFEKQNVAFLVGLTFGVAASTNFPVLIMAMYWKGLTTKGALCGGIAGLVSAMLLVILSPAVWVTVLGNAKAIFPYDHPALISMPLAFLVIVVVSKLDRSARAARERAAFDDQFVRAQTGLGSAAAVAH; translated from the coding sequence ATGAAGCGCCCGCACCTCGCCAGCCTGGGCCTGGCCGCCCTCGCCCTGCTGCCCGTCGCCGCCTTCGCCGGCCCCACGGTGGCCGCCGCCGAGAAGCAGCCGCTCAACCTGCACGCCATCGGCATGTTCTTCGTGTTCGTCCTCGCCACCCTGGCGATCACCTGGTGGGCCGCGCGGCAGACCCGCTCCACCTCCGACTTCTACACCGCCGGCGGCGGCATCAGCGGCTTCCAGAACGGTCTGGCGATCGCCGGCGACTACATGTCCGCCGCCACCCTGCTCGGCCTGTCCAGCCTGATGTTCGCCAAGGGCTACGACGGCTTCGTCTACACCGTGGCGTTCTTCGTCGGCTGGCCGCTGATCACCTTCCTGATGGCCGAACGGCTGCGCAACCTCGGCCGCTTCACCTTCGCCGACATCGTCTCCTACCGTCTCGACCAGACGCGCATCCGCACTTTCGCCGCGTTCGGCTCGCTGACCGTGGTGTGCTGCTACCTGGTGGTGCAGATGGTCGGCGCCGGCCAGCTGATCAAGCTGCTGTTCGGCCTCGACTACCCGGTGGCGGTGATGGTGGTCGGCGCGCTGATGCTGGTCTACGTGATCTTCGGCGGGATGATCGCCACCACCTGGGTGCAGATCATCAAGGCGGTGCTGCTGCTCGCCGGCGGCACCACCCTGGCCCTGCTGGCCATGGCCGAGTTCGGCTTCAGCTATTCGACCCTGGCCACCCGCGCCGTCGACACCCACGCCATCGGCCAGGCGATCATGGGCCCGGGCAGCATGCTCGCCGACCCGTTCAACGCCGCCTCGATGTCGCTCGGCCTGGTGTTCGGCATCGCCGGCCTGCCGCACATCCTGATGCGCTTCTTCACCGTGCCCAACGCCAAGGAGGCGCGCAAGTCGGTGTTCTACGCCACCGGCTTCATCGGCTTCTTCTTCCTGGTGGTCGCCACCCTCGGCTTCGCCGCCATCGTCATCGTCGGCAGCGACCCGCAGTACTTCGTCGGCGGCGACACCAGAGGCGCGCTGATCGGCGGCGGCAACATGGTGGCCATGCACCTGGCCAAGGCGGTCGGCGGCAACCTGTTCCTCGGCTTCCTCTCCGCGGTGGCCTTCGCCACCATCCTCGCGGTGGTGTCCGGCCTGGCCCTGGCCGGCGCCTCGGCGATCTCCCACGACCTCTACGCCACCGTGCTGAAGAAGGGCCAGGCCAGCGAGAAGGACGAAATGCGCATGACCCGCCTGGCCACCGTGGGCCTGGGCATCGTCGCCATCCTGCTCGGCATCCTGTTCGAGAAGCAGAACGTCGCCTTCCTGGTCGGCCTGACCTTCGGCGTCGCCGCCTCGACCAACTTCCCGGTGCTGATCATGGCCATGTACTGGAAGGGCCTGACCACCAAGGGCGCGCTGTGCGGCGGTATCGCCGGCCTGGTCAGCGCCATGCTGCTGGTGATCCTGTCGCCGGCGGTATGGGTCACCGTGCTCGGCAACGCCAAGGCGATCTTCCCCTACGACCACCCGGCGCTGATCTCCATGCCGCTGGCGTTCCTGGTCATCGTGGTGGTCTCCAAACTCGACCGCAGCGCCCGCGCCGCGCGCGAGCGCGCCGCCTTCGACGACCAGTTCGTGCGCGCACAGACCGGCCTCGGCTCGGCCGCCGCGGTCGCCCACTGA